From a region of the Actinopolymorpha singaporensis genome:
- a CDS encoding CBS domain-containing protein — translation MTAKTTLAGVAVEHFPGWTADFAEITRIRDRGGFLCGPVGASVRSTESWPVPVAVGPARVRREPVMRISDVLRGKGAKVVTIRPDAPVRDLLQLLDSANIGAAVVSEDGATITGIVSERDIVRHLTDPSRLLDQPVSTIMTSRVHTCAPHATVDSLMRLMTEQRIRHVPVVVDGKLAGLVSIGDVVKTRIGELEFEREQLENYIARA, via the coding sequence GTGACCGCCAAGACCACACTCGCCGGTGTCGCCGTCGAGCACTTCCCTGGCTGGACGGCGGACTTCGCGGAAATTACGCGCATACGCGACCGCGGGGGATTCCTCTGCGGCCCGGTCGGGGCTAGCGTGCGCAGCACAGAAAGTTGGCCGGTGCCGGTCGCGGTCGGCCCGGCAAGGGTGCGAAGGGAGCCGGTGATGCGGATCAGCGACGTGCTGCGCGGCAAGGGCGCCAAGGTCGTGACGATCAGACCGGACGCCCCCGTACGAGATCTTCTCCAGCTCCTCGACAGCGCCAACATCGGCGCCGCCGTGGTCAGCGAGGACGGTGCCACGATCACCGGCATCGTCTCCGAGCGCGACATCGTTCGCCACCTCACCGACCCGTCCCGGCTCCTCGACCAGCCGGTGTCCACGATCATGACGAGCCGCGTGCACACCTGCGCGCCGCACGCCACCGTGGACTCCCTGATGCGGCTGATGACCGAGCAGCGCATACGCCACGTCCCGGTCGTCGTCGACGGCAAGCTCGCAGGCCTGGTCAGCATCGGTGACGTGGTGAAGACCCGGATCGGCGAGCTGGAGTTCGAACGCGAGCAGCTGGAAAACTACATCGCCCGGGCCTGA
- a CDS encoding inositol monophosphatase family protein: protein MASTHTEDLRLAHMIADDADALTMSRFRALDLQVSTKADETPVSEADTAVEEAVRRTLGRARPRDSIQGEEMGRSGWSARRWIVDPIDGTANYVRGVPVWATLIALAVEEEVTVGVVSAPALGRRWWASKGDGAHAGRSLRLAQQCQVSKVATLPEAFLSYSGPGEWIAQGRGAGFGRLLESCGRTRAFGDFWSYMLVAEGSVDIACEPELELYDMAALSVIVDEAGGRFTSLDGTPGPYGGNALATNGLLHDEVLGLVGDPKD from the coding sequence ATGGCCTCGACGCACACCGAAGATCTGCGGCTCGCTCACATGATCGCCGACGACGCAGACGCGCTCACGATGAGCCGCTTCCGTGCGCTGGACCTGCAGGTGTCGACGAAGGCCGACGAGACACCGGTGAGCGAGGCCGACACCGCGGTCGAGGAGGCCGTCCGCCGCACACTCGGCCGCGCCCGCCCCCGCGACAGCATCCAGGGCGAGGAGATGGGCCGCAGCGGCTGGAGTGCGCGCCGCTGGATCGTCGACCCGATCGACGGCACCGCCAACTACGTACGCGGTGTGCCGGTGTGGGCCACGCTGATCGCGCTCGCCGTCGAGGAGGAAGTCACCGTCGGGGTGGTGTCGGCCCCCGCACTCGGCCGGCGCTGGTGGGCGTCGAAGGGCGACGGCGCGCATGCCGGGCGCAGCCTGCGGCTGGCGCAGCAGTGCCAGGTGTCGAAGGTGGCCACGCTGCCCGAGGCCTTCCTGTCGTACTCCGGTCCCGGCGAGTGGATCGCCCAGGGACGCGGCGCCGGATTCGGGCGACTGCTGGAAAGCTGCGGACGCACCCGCGCGTTCGGCGACTTCTGGTCGTACATGCTGGTGGCGGAGGGCAGTGTCGACATCGCCTGCGAGCCCGAGCTCGAGCTGTACGACATGGCCGCGTTGAGCGTGATCGTGGACGAGGCCGGCGGACGGTTCACGTCCCTGGACGGCACCCCCGGCCCGTACGGCGGCAACGCGCTTGCCACCAACGGCCTGCTGCACGACGAGGTCCTCGGCCTGGTCGGTGACCCGAAGGACTGA